GGGCGCTGAGCGACGTCTTTGTCCTCGATTCCTCCAAGTCCGAATCGAGCGCGACCATCGTCGCCCCCAAGGGGCAGATCGATTCCGATGCGCAGCAGGGGCAGGTCTTCGTGCTCCTCGAAAACGGGCACATCTACCGGCGGCAGGGGGAGGAACTGTCCGTGATCAGCTTCGACCGCTATCTCCTGTCCCTGGACATGAGCAGGCTTCTGGGCGGGTTGGAGCTCAAGGACAAGGCGCCCAAGGAAATGTCCTGGGCGGATCTTCGCACGCTTGCGGCCGAGGCCTTCGCCAACAGGGGCGACAATTTTCAGCGCCGGGTGCAGACCGAGATGCACAAGCGGTTTTCCCTGCCCGCGGCCTGTCTGGTCCTCGGGCTTTTCGCCATGCCTCTGGCCTTCTTTTTTCAGGGCATGAAGCGTCAGTACGGGCTTCTCGTCTGCCTTGGGGCTTTTTTTCTGTACTACATCCTGCTGTCCGCCGGCATGTCCCTGGCCGAGGGTGGCGTCATGTCTGCCGCGGTCGGCCTTTGGATGCCCAACGTCATTTTCCTGCTGGGCGCGGCCATCGGCATGTGGTGGGTGATCGGGGAACGGGGGGCGGATTTCCGTTCCGTGACGACATGGCTCAGGCGCCTGACCGGTCCGCGCGGGGCTGACTCATGAACCTTTTGACCCGCTACATCCTTCGCCAGAATCTGTACCTGCTGCTTTTGATCTGCGGCATCGGCCTTGGCATCTTCGTTTTCGTCGAGCTTTTCGACCGCATGGACGAATTTCTGGCCGCCGGGGTCGGCGCCGGCACCATCGCCGCCTACTTTCTCTTCCGCACGCCCTTCATCCTGGCCCAGATATTTCCGGCCGTGTTCCTGGTGGCGCTCATGGTCCAGCTCGGGCTCATGCTGCGCAACCGCGAGCTGCTGGCCTTGGAGGCCTGCTCCGTCTCCCCGGGGAGCGTGGCCAGGTCCGTGCTGTGGTACGCCTTGGCCTTGTGTCTGGTGCAGTTCTCCTTTTCCGAGGTGCTGGGCGTCAGCGGCCACAAAGGCGCAGACCGGATCTGGAGCGAGGAGGTGCGCAACCGTCAGGTCGCGACCCGCAAGCTCAACGACATCTGGTTCCGCGAAGGGGATCGCATCGTGCACATGGGGGAGGTTGTCCCGGCCTCCAGGACTGGCAGGAAACTGACGGTTTACGTGCTGGACGCGAAGGATTCCGGCAAGGTCGCGGAGGTCGTCACGGCGGCGGAATTCCGTTCGTCGGCGAGCGGCTGGACGCTGACGGATGCAACGCGCACCGTCCCCGAATCTTTCGTCGTCACCCGGGAAAAGAGCGTCGATCTTGACCTGCGTACCGACGTGGCCGGTTTTCTGATCATCGACCCCAAGACCAAGCTCGACTCCCTGCCCTTCTGGCAGCTGGGCAGCGAGATACGCCGGCTCAGGGATTCCGGGTCGAACATCGAGCGCCTGCAGACGGCCTGGCACATGAAGCTTGCGTATGCCGCATCGGTGCTGGTCATGGCGCTCATCGCCCTGGCCGTGATTTCGGTTTTCGGATCGCTCTACGTCATCATCCCCGTGGGGCTGGTGACCACCTTCTGCTATTACGGCTTGTTTGTGCTCTGCGCCTCGGCAGGGGAGAAGGGCTTGGTGCCCCCGGTGCTGGCGGCCTGGGCGGCCAATGCGCTCTTTGCCCTTGTGGCGGGCGGGCGCATGGCCATGGGCCGTTCCTTTCATCTGGGCTGAACGGCCCTTTCGGAGGCGTGCGATGATCTGGTGGATAACTCTGGGCGGCTTTCTTCTCGGATGCCTGGTGGCCTATGCCATGGTTCAGGGCGACAAGGACGACGAGGATTAGCCTGCGACCGGGGCGGCCTGATCCGGTTCGAGGTATTTCGTCAGGATGCTCAGGATTTCGGGGTAGAAGTCGTCCGAAAAACTCAGACCCAGGATGTTCTCGCCGGCCAGAAGCCGGGCCCGGGTGGAGCCGAAGACGGTGGAGAAGATGACGCTGGCCGCCAGAGTCGCATCGACGTCGGTGCGGATGGAGCCGTCCTTGATCCCGGCTTCGATGCAGCCGAGCATCTTCTGCACGACCTGCGAGCAGACGGCCAGAATCTCCGAGTTGTCGGCATCGACGGTGTTGGCCAGGAACGGGGAGCAGCGCAGCAGGGTCAGGAAGCCTGACTCCGGGGTGGCCGAGGCCTTGAGGATGCACTTGGCGAAGTTGACGACGCTGCCCAGACCGTCCGAGGCGTAGTAGAGGCTCTCGTCGATCTTGCCGAGCAGGTCTTTGAGAATGGAAATTTCCACCAGCTGAAAAAGATTTTCCTTGCTGCCGTAGTGGTGGGCGATGAGCCCGTCGGCGATGCCGGCCTCCTGGGCGATGCGCTTGTAGGTGGTTTCCGCGTAGCCGAGTTCCCCGAAAAGCCGTTTGGCCGTGTCCAATATCCGTTCCTTGTTGCCTTTGACCACGCTCCTCTCCTTGCCGTCTGCGATTTGCCGAATCTCTTACCCAGCCCTCGATTCCCAGTCCACCGTTTTTCTCCGCTCGCATTGTGTGGCCGCTTAGTGTTTTTCCCGCCCCCGCTGTTGGTGGCGATGGGGTAAAAGCTGTAATTGCGGTTTGTTGGAAACCCCTTGACGCAAAAACATACTTCATTTAGCGCACATCGAAACGTACGCTGAGTGGCTACTTAAATTGCTGCTGCGGGTGAGCAAACATTGTAACACAAGGGGGAGGTTGAATGCGGACACGTTTGAAATCATGGGCAATCGCCTGGGCGTTGGTGTTGGCAACCGCGCAGTTCTGTTCTGCGGCCGGTTTCGGGATTTACGAGTGGAGCGCCCGCGGCAACGCGCTCGGCGGTGCAACAGTAGGGCGGGCGGACGATCCGTCCGCACTTGCCACCAACCCTGCGGGCATCACCCAACTGGATGGCCTCCAGATCCTGGCCGGTTTCACGGCGATTCATCCGGTTCTGGATATCCGGACGAATTCTCCTGCTGGCAACGAGTGGGCCTCGTCTGACAAGGATTCTTTGTGGGTACCTCCTCACTTCTATGCCACGTGGAAGGTGAACGATCGTTACACCGTCGGCCTAGGCACCTTCTCACGCTTTGGATTGGGATCAGTCTTTGATGAGGATTGGGAAGGTCGTTACAACAATTATGAAGCCATCATCGAGTCCATGTCCATCAATCCCAATGTGGCTGTGAAGGTTACAGATAAACTTTCTGCTGCATTCGGAGTTGATGCAACGTATTTAAATTTTTCAAAAAAGCAAAAAATTAATTGGACAGGAGCTCTAAACCCGAATCCAGCTATTGATGGTGATGCAAGTCTCGAAGCTGATGGATGGGGATATGGATTTAACATGGCTTTGCATTATATGCCTTGCGATTATGCAAAGATAGGTCTGTCTTATAGAAGTCCTGTTACAATGGATGTGAATGGAAAGGCAGATTTTTCTATGCCTTCAGTATATGAAGGTACATTCCTTGATAATATTGGCGCATTTAAAGATACTAATGCACACGGAACAGTAACATTGCCAGACTCATTTTCTTTCGGTGTGGCGGTGTATCCTACAAATAAGCTCAGTATTGAAGTTGGCGCTGTTTACACGTTGTGGAGCAAGTATGATAAGTTGGAAATCAAATATAGTGATCCTGTAATATTTGATACCGATACCATGTCTCTTAAATCAGTGTCGTCGTATGACAAGAACTGGGAAGACGTCTGGCGTTTCAATATAGGCGTGGAATATGCTGTCTTGGACTGGCTCGACCTCCGCGCTGGATATGTATTCGATCAGTCTCCCGTTCAGGACGAAACCATCGACTACATGGTCCCGGCCAATGATCGGCATCTTTTGAATGGTGGTCTCGGCTTTCACTGGGATAATTGGGTGGTGGACGTAAACTATACCTATCTGATGATCATGGATCGCGACATTGATGCTCGCCCCGATGATGGGGTTTACGAAGGCGAGATCGACAACGCTGACGCCCACATGGTTGGGTTGTCCGTCGGTTACAAGTTCTAGCCTGTCTTCTGCATGACCCAAATAAAACGCCCCGCGCTCCTCAAGGACCGCGGGGCGTTTTGCATTGGAGCGCAGGTCGTTACCAAATGTTTACGTTCTGAACCTTCCCAGCAGTTCAAACAGATTCGAAGCCAACACCCGCAGTTCCTCCGCCTTGCGGGCCACTTCGTCCGTGTTCTGCTGGGTGCTTTCCGAGGCGCTGCTGACGTCGGCGATCTCTCTCGAAATCTCCTTGATGACAGTGGAGCTCTCGGCCACGTTGACGTTGATCTCCTGCAGGCCCTGGGAGGCCTGGGCCACGTTGTCGGCTATGTCGCGGGTGGCCACGGACTGTTCCTCGATGGCCGTGGCCACGTTGGCGATGATGTCGTTGATCTCCTCGATGATTCTGGAGATGGCCTGAATCTGTCCTTCGGTGCTTTTTGACGTTCCCTGCATCTCGGCGATGCGCGACCTGATTTCTTCCGTGGCCGTGGCGGTCTGCTTGGCCAGTTCCTTGATCTCGTTGGCCTCCACGGCGAAGCCGCGTCCGGACTCGCCGGCCCGAGCCGCCTCGATGGTCGCGTTGAGGGCCAGGAGGTTGGTCTGGTCCGAGATTTCCGTGATCATGGTCGTGACCTTGCCGATCTCCAAGGCCGCGTCGCCCAGGGCCCTCATGGCCGATGTGGCCGCCCCGGCTTCAGTCATGGCCCGTTGCGCCACGGATCGGGCCTTCTCCGTATTGGACGCGATTTCCGTGATCGTTGCGGCCATTTCTTCGGTGGCCGTGGCCACCATGTTGGTGTTCTGCGTGGTCTGCTCCATGGCCGCGGCCACGGTGCCGAACCTGGAGTTCAGGTCGTGGGTCGCCGCCGTCACGGTCTGCGATTTCCGGGTCGCGCCCGCTGCTCCCGTCCGCAGGTCATTGGCGATGCCCAGCAGGCTGTCGGAGGCGCTGTTCAGGGTGTCACCGTTGGCTACCACGTCCCGGATGATGCCGCGCAGCTTTTCCAGGAAGGTGTTGAACCAGATGGCCATTTCGCCGATTTCATCCCTGGAGGTCACGGCAAGCTTGCGCGTCAGGTCGCCCTCGCCCTGGGCCACGTCCTTGAGCGTGGCCGTGGCGTTCAACACCGGCTGCGCGATGGCGTTGGCGAAGATCGTGGCCAGGCCAAGGAAGACGGCCAACAGGATCGCGCCCATGACGGCCATCTTCTGCAGCATGGCGTAGAATTCGGCCATGACCTCGGACTTCTCGATGACGCCGATAAGCTTCCAGCCCAGTCCTTCGATGGTATGGACCTGGGCAAACCACTGACGTTCGTCCATGGCCACTTCCATGCCTCCCGTCGTGATGCCGTCCAGTTGCGCCAGCGCCGGGACTCCGGCCTCCTTCATCTTTTTGAAGTTCAGGTCGTCATGGCGGGGGGTGGCCAGGATGGTCCCGTCATCCTGGACCAGCATCACGTAGCCCGTCCTGCCCATGGGCGACTTCTTGATCAGATCCGTGAGCACACCGAGCCCCACGTCCAGGCCTGAACAGCCGATGATTTCGCTGCCCGCGGTTATCGGGAACATGTTGCTGATGACGGCCTCGCCCGTGGTGGACATGTAGGCGGGGGAAATGGAGGCCTTGTCTGGGGTTTCCATGGCCTTGGCGTACCAGGGCCGCTTGCGCGGATCGTACCCCGGGAGCATCTCCGATTCGCCGGACGAGGCGAACCCGCCCCATTTGGTGCCGATGAACACCTCCACATACTCGGGGTGGATTTTGCTGATGAGCTTGAAAAAGGCGACCATGTCCCGTTCGACATCGCTGCGCGAGATGTCCTTGGGCGACAGCGGGCGCTTTTCTTCGACGTAGCTGTGCACGAACTCGTCCGCAGCCTGGACGATGGGACTGGTGGCGATCATGGTCGTCATCTTCAAGGCCTTGTCCACGAAGATTCCGATGGCGCGGTCGATCTGTTCGAGTTCCTTGGCGGCCGAATCGTGGAACGTCGCGATGGCCGAATCCCTGATCTGCAGGCCGAGAACGATGCAGGTGATGAGGATGGAGGTCAGGATGGTGGTGGTGAAGGCCAGCAGAAGTTTCTTTCGTACAGACAGCTTCATGGAGTTCCTTCCGGAATGAGCGTATGAAAATGATGGGGGATTTCCGCATGTCATACACCAAACCGGGCACAGATAGTCCGGTACTTTTTTGCTGTCCTCGTATGTGTGGGCGCCGAAACCCCAGGCTGGCGAAGATCGCCGGAGGGCGCAAAAAAAGCCGGTCGCCCGGCTTGATCGTCAGCAGCGCGTGGGAGCCGCGTCTGGTCGCTCCTTCTCCTTGACCAGATAGATGGCCGGCAGGGAGACGAGGGTGGTGGCGAACTTGATGAGGGTGTTGCTGAGGAAGATGGACCAGACCACGGACGACTCGAACATGCCGCCGAAGGCGATCCAGGAGAAGATGAGGCTGTCGAGGGGGATGCTGACGGCGTTGCTGACCAGCACCCGCGACCACTGGTGGCGGGCCGTGACCCGTTCCTTCCACATGCTGTAGACCTCGGTGTCCGTCAGTTCGGCGATGACCTCGGCCACGATGGAGGCGAAGACCAGGCGCCAGAGCGGGGCCAGGACCTGGCCGAACTCGGCCTGGGCGCCCACGGACATGTCCGCCGGGAGGATGGACACCAGCCAGAAGTAGAGGGCCATGAGCAGGTTGAAACCCGCGGCCGTGACGATCATGAGCTGCGCGCCCTTCTTGCCCATGGTCTTGTGGACCATGTCGCGCAGGGTGAAGGTCAGGGGGTAGATGAAGGTCCCGGCGTCGATGGACATGCCGCCGAGCATGACGATCCGCAGGGAACCGACATCGGAAAATATCTGCAGGGCGATGTAGGACGCCACGAGTACGATGAGTGATTGCATGGGATGCTCCGGAAAGGTGAATTCGGGCCTTTCCCTAAACGGTAGGCCGTGCGCTGTAAATGCCGAATTGGGGCCGTTTTGGCAAAGGCCGCTGGGGGAGAATGGTTTCTTCAGGGATTTCCGTGAGAAATCTTTTCCGATTCCTGGGCCTGCCTTTCCCGTTGCCTTTCCTCCAGACGCAGCTTGCGGCGCATTTCAGCCTCGCGGTTGCGGCGTTCGTGGGTCGGGGTTTCGAGGATGAGGTCCGGGGTGGGGGCCGGCTTGCGGTCCGGGCCCATGGCCACGAAGGTCAGGTAGGCCGAGGCGGCGTGGCGCAGTTCGCCGGTCATGAGGTTTTCCACGACCACGCGCACGCCGATCTCCATGGACTGTTTCCCCACGCGGTTGACGCTTGCGTAGAGGAGCATCAGTTCGCCCACGTGCACGGGCGCCTTGAACTCCATGCGGTCGATGGAGGCCGTGACCACGCCCATGCGCGCGTGGCGCATGGCGCACACGGCCCCGGCCAGGTCGATGTGCTTGAGGATGACGCCGCCGTGGACGTTGCCCGCCGGGTTGGCGTCCTCGGGCAGGGCGCGGTGGGTCATGAGGGTTTCGCTGTCGCTGACCTTGCGTGCGGCGGCCATCAGATCCTCCCTTCCTCCAGGGCGTGGCAGGCGGCCTGGCTGCCGTTCGGCAGTTTCCGCAGCGCCGGAATCTCCCGGCGGCAGCGGTCGTCCGTGTACGGGCAGCGGGTGTGGAAGACGCAGCCCGTGGGCAGATTGATGGGCGTGGGCACCTCGCCCTTCAAGCGGATGTGCGAGACGCCCTTGGCGCCGAGCCTGGGGATGGCCGAAAGCAGGGCGCGGGAGTAGGGGTGCTGCGGGTCGCCGTAGAGGCTGGCCTTGTCGGCCAGCTCGCACAGGGTGCCCAGGTACATGACGGCCACGCGCGTGCTGATGTGCTCGACCACCGAGAGGTCGTGGGTGATGAACATGTAGGTCAGGCCGAAGCGCTCCTGGCAGTCCATGATCAGGTTCAGGATCTGGGCCTGGATGGACACGTCGAGTGCCGAGATGGGCTCGTCGGCCACGATGAACTCCGGATCGACCATGAGCGCGCGAGCGATGCTGATGCGCTGGCGCTGGCCGCCCGAGAACTCGTGGGGGAAGCGCCCGGCCCAGGCCGGGTCCACGCCCACCTGGCGCATGACCTCGGCCACCTTGTCCTGGACCTGGCTCGCGGACAGGTCCGGGAAGTGGAAGCGCGTCGGCTCCTCAAGGATCTGGCGCACGGTCATGCGCGGGTTGAGGGACGCGTACGGGTCCTGGAAGACCATCTGCATCTTGCGGCGGTAGGGGAGCATGTCCTTGGCCGACAGGTTGTCGATGCGCTCCCCGCGGAATTCGATCCGCCCGCTGGTGGGCGGATAGAGGCCCAGCACCGTGCGGCCGAGGGTCGACTTGCCGCAGCCCGACTCTCCGACCACCGAGAGGATCTCGCCCTGGCGGATGTCGAGGCTGACGCCGTTGATGGCCTTGACCGTGGTCGAGGTCAGGGAGGGCAGGCCGCCCGAGAAGGTCAGGCGGTCCAGAAAGCCGCCGGAAATGTCGAAGTGCTTCACCACGTCGGTGATGCCGACAAGGGGTTGTGTCTGTGCTGTCATGGTCTACCTGGTTTGCGCATACAGATGACAGGCCACCAGGCCCGGTGTTTTTCCATCGTCAAGGAGTTGCGGCGTGACGTTGCGGCAGACGTCCATGGCGTGCTCGCAGCGCGGGTGAAAGGCGCAGCCCGAGGGGATGCTGGTCAGGTTGGGCATCATGCCCGGGATCTGGTGCAGGCGCCGCTGGCCGCCGCTGCCCTGGGGCAGGGCCTTGATGAGCCCCTGGGTGTAGGGGTGGCTCGGTGCGCCGACGATCGTGTCCGTGGGTCCCTGCTCGACGATGCGGCCGGCGTACATGACGCAGATTTTCTCCGTCACCTGCGAGACCACGCCCAGGTCGTGGGTGATGAGGATGAGGCCCATGTTCTCGTTCTTGCACAGTTCCAGAAGCAGGGCCATGACCTCGGCCTGGATGGTCACGTCCAGGGCCGTGGTCGGCTCGTCGGCGATGATCAGGCTCGGGTTGGTCAGAAGCGAGATGGCGATGACCACGCGCTGCCTCATGCCGCCCGAAAGCTCGTGGGGGTACTGCCCCAGGCGCTTGCCCGGCGAGGAGATGTAGACCTTCGAGAGCTTCTCAAGGGCGATCTCCCGGGCGTGGGCCACGGAGACATTGTTGTGGGCCAGGATGGTCTCGACCATCTGCGTGCCGATGGTCAGCACGGGGTTCAGGGTCATCATCGGGTCCTGGAAGATCATGCTGATGCGGTTGCCGCGGATGTCGCGCATCTGCTCCAGGGGGTAGGCGCTGATCTCCTCGCCCTCGAAGAGGACGCGGCCCGAGGCGATGAAACCCGGCTTGCTGATCAGATTGATGATGGAGAAGCCGGCCACGGACTTGCCGGCGCCGGATTCGCCCACCAGCCCCATGCGTTCGCCGGGGTTCAGGGTGAAGTTGATGCCGTTCAGGGCGGTCAGGTCGCCGGAGCGCAGCCGGAACTTGACCACCAGATCCTGTACGTCGAGGAGGTGCGTCATGTCCGGGTCATCCTTTGTAGAGTTTGGGGTTGAGGACGTCCTGCACCCAGTCGCCCAGGAGGTTGATGACCAGGATGAGGAGCACCAGCAGGAAGCCGGGGAACATGGTGATCCACCACGAGCCGCTGAAGATGTAGTCGAAGCCCGAGTTGATCAGCGACCCCAGCGACGGCTTGGTGATGGGCATGCCCAGCCCCAGGAAGGACAGGGCCGCCTCGCTCATGATGGCGTGGGCCACCTGCACCGTGGACAGGACCAGGATGGGCGACATGGTGTTGGGCAGGATGTGGCGCCACATGATGCGGCCCGACGGCAGGCCCATGACGCGGGCCGCCTCGACGTACTCCTTCTTCTTCTCGGCCAGGACCGAGGCGCGCACCGTGCGGGCGTACTGCGGCCACTCGGCGATGCCGATGACCAGCACGAGGAACGGCACGGCCATGCTCTCGAAGGCCGCCACGCCGAAGATGGCCTGGAAGATGGCCGAGAGGAAGATGGCCACCATGAGGGTCGAGAAGCTCAGCTGCACGTCGGCCATGCGCATGAGGAAATTGTCTATCTTGCCGCCCTTGTAGCCGGCGATGAGGCCCAGCACGATGCCGATGGCGGCCTGCAGGAAGGTCGCCCCGATGCCGATGACCAGCGAGATGCGCATGCCATAGAGCATGGTGCTCAGCATGTCGCGGCCCTGGGCGTCGGTGCCGAGAAGGAATTTCTGGTCCGCGTTGTCCATCCAGACCGGCGGGATCTCCGAGTCCATGATGTCGATGGTCGTGGTGTCGTAGGGGTTGTGGGGCGCCACGAGGGGCGCGCCGAAGGCCGCCAGGGCCAGCACGGCCAGGACGATGAAGCTGCCCATGGCCACGGGGTCGTGCAGGAAGCTGTAGAGGAAATAGGAGCCGCGGAACCGTTTCCAGAGATTCATCACTTCCTCCCCGTGATGCGGACCATGGGGTTGACCAGGCCGTAGATGATGTCGACCACGGTGTTGACCACCACGAAGATCACGCCGACAAAAATGAGATAGGCCACCAGGAGCGACGTGTCGGCGCGCTCGACTGCCTCCAGGAACAGGAAGCCAAGGCCCCCCCACTGGAAGACCGTTTCCGTCAGGATGGTGAAGGCGATCATGGTGCCGATCTGCACGCCGCCCACGGTGATGACGGGCAGAAGGGTGTTCTTGAAGGCGTGCACGAACCAGATGCGCACCCGCGGCAGGCCCTTGGCCCAGGCGAACTTGACGTACTCGGTTTCAAGCACTTCCATCATCTCCGAGCGGATGAGGCGCACGAAGAGGGGCAGCATGAGGGCCGTCAGGGCCGTGGCCGGCAGCAGGATGTGCTTCAGGCCGTCGACGGTCAGCAGGCCCGATTCCCAGCCCCAGACGTTGACCGTTTCGCCGCGGCCGTAGGAGGGCAGCCAGCCCAGCTTGATGGAGAAGACGTAGATCAGGAGGATGGCGATGAGAAAGATGGGGACGGACACGCCGATGGTGCTGAAGCCCATGATCAGCCGCGAGAGCAGGCGCTTGGGGTAGATGGCGCTGTAGATGCCCATGGGGATGGACAGGACCACGATGAGGACCGAACAGATCAGGACCAGCTCCAGGGTGGCCGGGGCCTTGCTGACGATGACCTCCATGGCCGGCTTCTTGTAGAAGAAGGACTGGCCGATGTTGCCCTCCAGCACCGCGCCTTTGAGGAAGCGGCCGTACTGGACGAGGAAGGGGTCGTTCAGACCCAGCTTCTCGCGGATGGCGTCGCGCTCGGCCGCCGAGACCGAGATGCCGGTCAGCTCGCGCACCGGGTCGCCCACGTTCTGTTTCAGGGCGAAGCCGATGAAACTGATGATGAGCATGACGACGATGGCCTGCAGGACGCGTCGGACAATGAATGCGAACATGTGTCAATCCGTGGTGGTCCCGGCTCGGACGGTGTGCCGGGGTTGGTTCAAAAAGGGGCAGGCTTCGTGAAAAGCCTGCCCCGCGTACACAGTGTCGGAGGATGGATCAAGCCTTTTACCATCCATGCCGACAAATCGATCATAGGTCAAAGGCGCCTATTTGATGACCAGGTCGCCGATGTACGGGAAGTCCATGATGTTGACGATGGGCTCGATGTCGATGCCCTTCTTGGCTGCCCAGGACAGGTTCTGCCAGTGCAGGGGCACGTAGGAGGCGTCCTCGTAGGCGATCTTTTCCACTTCCTGCAGCAGGGCCTTGCGCTTGGCGCGGTCGTTCTCGACGTTGGCCTTGTTGACCAGCTCGTCGAGCTTGGCGTTGCAGTAGTTGCCGCTGTTGTACTGGCCCTTGCCGGTTTCCTTGTTGGGGCACATCAGCAGGTACTCGGAGTAGTTGGCGGAGTCCTCGGTGTCGGAGTGCCAGCCGATCATCTGGATGTCGGCCACCTGGGCGTCGAACTCGTCCCAGTACTGGGCCTTGGGCATGGTCTTCAGGCTGACCTTGATGCCGATCTTGGAGAGCATGGAAACCACGGCCTCGGCGATCTTCTCGTCGTTTACGTAGCGGTTGTTGGGGGCGATCATGGTCGCCTCGAAGCCCTTCTCAAAGCCGGCTTCCTTCATGAGCTGCTTGGCCTTTTCCAGGTCGAAGCGGGGCTTGAGGCCTTCGACGTAGCCGTCGAAGCCCTCGGGGCCCTGCTGCTGGGCGGGCGTGGCGGTGCCCTTCATCAGCTTGGCCGCGATGCCGGCGTTGTCGATGGCCGCGATGACGGCCTGGCGGACCTTGAGGTTGGCGAATTCAGGCTTTTTCTTCTGGTTGAGCTGGAAGGTGATGATGCGCGAGCCGGCCATGGTCACCATGTTGATGTCCTTGTTGGTGCTCAGGCGCTCGAAGTCCTGGGGCGGGACCGGGGCGATGAAGTCAACGTCGCCGGACAGCAGGGCGGCGGTGCGGGTGGCGTTTTCCTTGATGGGGGTCAGGACGATCTCGCTGACGTTGCCCTTGCTGTTCTTGTCCCAGTAGTCGGCAAAGCGCTTGTAGACCATCTTCACGCCGTGCTCGCGGGACTCGACGGTGAAGGGGCCGGTTCCGGACTCGTTCTGGTTGGCGAAGGAGTACTCGGTCTTGACGATGGCGTCCTTGGGCAGGCCCTTGTCGTCGTTGCCGGTGT
The Desulfomicrobium escambiense DSM 10707 genome window above contains:
- a CDS encoding ABC transporter ATP-binding protein, coding for MTHLLDVQDLVVKFRLRSGDLTALNGINFTLNPGERMGLVGESGAGKSVAGFSIINLISKPGFIASGRVLFEGEEISAYPLEQMRDIRGNRISMIFQDPMMTLNPVLTIGTQMVETILAHNNVSVAHAREIALEKLSKVYISSPGKRLGQYPHELSGGMRQRVVIAISLLTNPSLIIADEPTTALDVTIQAEVMALLLELCKNENMGLILITHDLGVVSQVTEKICVMYAGRIVEQGPTDTIVGAPSHPYTQGLIKALPQGSGGQRRLHQIPGMMPNLTSIPSGCAFHPRCEHAMDVCRNVTPQLLDDGKTPGLVACHLYAQTR
- a CDS encoding ABC transporter permease; amino-acid sequence: MNLWKRFRGSYFLYSFLHDPVAMGSFIVLAVLALAAFGAPLVAPHNPYDTTTIDIMDSEIPPVWMDNADQKFLLGTDAQGRDMLSTMLYGMRISLVIGIGATFLQAAIGIVLGLIAGYKGGKIDNFLMRMADVQLSFSTLMVAIFLSAIFQAIFGVAAFESMAVPFLVLVIGIAEWPQYARTVRASVLAEKKKEYVEAARVMGLPSGRIMWRHILPNTMSPILVLSTVQVAHAIMSEAALSFLGLGMPITKPSLGSLINSGFDYIFSGSWWITMFPGFLLVLLILVINLLGDWVQDVLNPKLYKG
- a CDS encoding ABC transporter permease, whose protein sequence is MFAFIVRRVLQAIVVMLIISFIGFALKQNVGDPVRELTGISVSAAERDAIREKLGLNDPFLVQYGRFLKGAVLEGNIGQSFFYKKPAMEVIVSKAPATLELVLICSVLIVVLSIPMGIYSAIYPKRLLSRLIMGFSTIGVSVPIFLIAILLIYVFSIKLGWLPSYGRGETVNVWGWESGLLTVDGLKHILLPATALTALMLPLFVRLIRSEMMEVLETEYVKFAWAKGLPRVRIWFVHAFKNTLLPVITVGGVQIGTMIAFTILTETVFQWGGLGFLFLEAVERADTSLLVAYLIFVGVIFVVVNTVVDIIYGLVNPMVRITGRK
- a CDS encoding ABC transporter substrate-binding protein is translated as MKKLLFLALAFVFLATAAQGKTLKMALDADPESMDPHVQLSGGMLQYTHLVFDPLIRWTKDMKFEPRLAEKWERIDELTVRFHLRKGVKFHSGNPFTAADVAWTLDRLKKSEDFKGLFTSFAAPKVIDDYTIDIVTTEPYPLVENMATYIFPMDSKFYTGNDDKGLPKDAIVKTEYSFANQNESGTGPFTVESREHGVKMVYKRFADYWDKNSKGNVSEIVLTPIKENATRTAALLSGDVDFIAPVPPQDFERLSTNKDINMVTMAGSRIITFQLNQKKKPEFANLKVRQAVIAAIDNAGIAAKLMKGTATPAQQQGPEGFDGYVEGLKPRFDLEKAKQLMKEAGFEKGFEATMIAPNNRYVNDEKIAEAVVSMLSKIGIKVSLKTMPKAQYWDEFDAQVADIQMIGWHSDTEDSANYSEYLLMCPNKETGKGQYNSGNYCNAKLDELVNKANVENDRAKRKALLQEVEKIAYEDASYVPLHWQNLSWAAKKGIDIEPIVNIMDFPYIGDLVIK